The segment GTGGCAGCCCTACATGAATATGGGGGATCAGGCCGGGGGTACCATCGCGCGCGGCTTCGGCTGCAAGGTCGCCGGTTTTGACGACCTGCCGCCCGGCGCGCTGAAGGGCTTTGAAAAATACACGCCGCAGATCCTCGACACGGACAACTGGAAGGGTTTTGTGTCCGAGTCGACGGAAGCCTAACGTCTAGTCTGCGGAACAAGCCGCCGACCGGGGAACCCCTCCTCTCACTAGGCTCGTCCTGCCGGCACCGCCAGCACGTCGCAGGAAAGCGTGGGCAGCAGCTTTCGTGCGGTGCTGCCGATCAGAAAGTCTTTCAGCCGGCTTCTGGCAAAGACCCCCATCACCATCAGGTCGACGGGCCGCTCGCGGCAGAAATTGAGAATGCCTCGGTCCGGATCGACGGCGGCGCAGTGAATGACTGGCGCTTTTGACAGGTCATCGGGGAGCAATTCTTCGATGAGTGCCCGGCGGCTTTTTTCCAGCTCGGCCATGTAAACCTCGGGGTCTTCAGCGATACCGATGGCGCCGGGTACCTGATGCATGGCGTGGTAAATCTCCAGTCCACCACAGGCGTCAGCAAACTGGCTGGCCCAGCCGAGAATCTGATGATCGATACCGGTCTCGCCCCGGTCCACGGCGGTGGGATCGAGGCTCGAGGCGATCACCGCCGGGTCTGCCCAGGTGCTGCCCTTCACCAGCAGGATCGGAACGCTGCTGCCGTGAATCAGATGCCACTCCGCCCGGCTCAGCTTGCGGCTGCGGTCGTCACGCGGCGCCATGCAGACAAGGTCTGCCTTGTAAGAACCGATCGCCTCACGAACGCCGTCCTCAAAGGGACGCGCCCAAAGGCTATCCACCGTTACGCGGTCGGACGGTAGGTCCAGCGTCTGCGCAAGCTTTTCCAAGTTTTCGCGTGCTGCCTTCAGGATCTCGATGCGATCGCCGTCACCTCGGACCTGGTGAAACAATTCGAAGTCGACACCGGTGCCCAGGCCCGACTCATACACCACGCTCACCAGCGTCAGGTTGGCGCCGAAGTTTTTGGCCAGCGCCGCTCCACGCAGCGCCGAAAAGCTGGTGTCCCGATCCGGATTGACCACAGCGAGGATGTTCTTGATTTCGTTCATTACTGGCACCTTTTCTCCGCCTGCTATTCGCCACTGCTCCATCGCGCCAGGGTGAGTTCGGCACTGGTGGCGTGGCCTAGCATTTACGGTACCGAAACCCTCCGCGAAATCATTATCGTGGAATTCCCGTATGGATCCTTCGGCAGCTACTGGTGGGCCGTGCAGCGTGACGAGGTGCCGTTCGTGAACGATTTCGCCGTAAAAATGCTCTTGCGGCGCGCCACGCTCGAACCGCCCACTGGAATAAAACGCCAGCCGTGTGGTGCAAACTGCCTGGTTTTGGGGGTATGGTCGTCGTTGTAGCCAACCATTCGGCCCGGCAGCAGGAGTAGCCATGGCGCCACTGCACTTTGATGAGTACGAGTTTTGTCCCGAGGCATTAACGCTGCTTTACCGTGGACTGCCGGTTAAGCTGCGGCCCAAGACTGCGGTTGTCCTCAAAAGACTGCTCGCCAGCCCGGGCGAGCTCGTCGACAAAGCCTCGCTGTTGGAAGCGGCATGGGGCGATCGCTGGGTGGCCGATCAGAATCTGTTTCAGGCCATCAGCGAGCTGCGAAGCCTGCTCGCGCCGCTGAAGCCGATCGTCACCTACCCGAACCGCGGTTATGCCTGGAGCCTCCCCGTCGATTCACGCGCTCCCGTCGCATCGCCGAAACACCATCGCTGGATGCCGGTGCGCGCTCTGGCCGCCGCGCTGGCGCTGTCGATAGGCGTCGCGGCATTCCATGGCGGCGCAGAAAAGGACGCCGAAACCACACTACCCCTCTCTCCGTCAGTCCAGGCGTTTCAGCTGGGCATCTCGACGCTAGACCGCTCGCCTGAACGCGCCGCGGACTACTTCCGCGTGGCGCTGAGAGAGGATCCCGACTTCGGCGAAGCGCAGCTGCTGCTGGCGCAGTCGCTCTTCGCTGCCGGGCTGCTGGACCAGGCCAGAACCGAAGCGCAGCACCTGTATGTTCGAACCGTCGACCAGGAGTTGGCCTACCTGCAGGTCAGCGTTATGGGACTCCTCAGTCGTCTCGACGAGGCCGCCGGCGTTCCGAACCCCGCGTTCGACTGGGCGCAGTCGGCCTGGGAAAAGGCCTCCTCCGAAGGTTTTGCCTGCGCTGCCAGCGCGGCACGACAGCGCCTGGTGGATCTGATTGCCGCCGCAGACTTAAGCGAGCAGCACTTTCCCGAGGCGCTGCGGCCGACCCAGAACCCGGAGACGCTCATGACTGCTGAGAGTGGACAAAATGGCTGCGATCCGCTGCTCGGCGAAACCGAGCCTGTCAAAGCGGCCAAATCCGACGCATTTCGGCCAACCGCCTGACCTCAGCCGGCTCTTTGAGATCTTTTGAGGTGCCTTTTCGGGCCTGACGTGTGACCTTGGGTGGTGTTCAAAACCCATGACTCCACGATGCTCGCACCACTTCTGATTTTGCTGTCCGCTTTCCCAGCGGCCGAGCCTGCGACGCCAGCCGCCCCCGATCCGCGCCTGCGCGAGGTCGCCGCGGGACTGTTTCCGAATGCGTCCGACGACGAATGGGACCTGGAGGCAGCCGTCCTGCCGGGCTATTTCCGGCTGTCTTTTGGAACGCAGATCTTTTACCTGAGCGAAGACGGGCGCTACCTGCTGGCGGGCCCGCTTTACGATTTGCAAACGAAGCAAAACCTGACCGCCGCGAGCCAGGCTGAGGCCAGAAAGGCGCTGCTGCAGGACGTGGACCTCGCCGTCCCCATCCACTTTTCTGAGAACGGTTCTGCGCCACGAACAGGCATTTCCGTGGTCACCAACATCAACTGCACCTTTTGCCGGCAGCTCCATCAGCAGCTGGATGAATACCTGGCCGCCGGTATCGACATCCAGTATGTGATGCTGCCGGCAGGCGGAGGCGATGGCTACGAACAAACCGCGGCCCTGCTCTGCTCCGACGA is part of the Pseudomonadota bacterium genome and harbors:
- a CDS encoding DUF1838 family protein gives rise to the protein WQPYMNMGDQAGGTIARGFGCKVAGFDDLPPGALKGFEKYTPQILDTDNWKGFVSESTEA
- a CDS encoding universal stress protein codes for the protein MNEIKNILAVVNPDRDTSFSALRGAALAKNFGANLTLVSVVYESGLGTGVDFELFHQVRGDGDRIEILKAARENLEKLAQTLDLPSDRVTVDSLWARPFEDGVREAIGSYKADLVCMAPRDDRSRKLSRAEWHLIHGSSVPILLVKGSTWADPAVIASSLDPTAVDRGETGIDHQILGWASQFADACGGLEIYHAMHQVPGAIGIAEDPEVYMAELEKSRRALIEELLPDDLSKAPVIHCAAVDPDRGILNFCRERPVDLMVMGVFARSRLKDFLIGSTARKLLPTLSCDVLAVPAGRA
- a CDS encoding winged helix-turn-helix domain-containing protein gives rise to the protein MAPLHFDEYEFCPEALTLLYRGLPVKLRPKTAVVLKRLLASPGELVDKASLLEAAWGDRWVADQNLFQAISELRSLLAPLKPIVTYPNRGYAWSLPVDSRAPVASPKHHRWMPVRALAAALALSIGVAAFHGGAEKDAETTLPLSPSVQAFQLGISTLDRSPERAADYFRVALREDPDFGEAQLLLAQSLFAAGLLDQARTEAQHLYVRTVDQELAYLQVSVMGLLSRLDEAAGVPNPAFDWAQSAWEKASSEGFACAASAARQRLVDLIAAADLSEQHFPEALRPTQNPETLMTAESGQNGCDPLLGETEPVKAAKSDAFRPTA
- a CDS encoding DsbC family protein, whose product is MLAPLLILLSAFPAAEPATPAAPDPRLREVAAGLFPNASDDEWDLEAAVLPGYFRLSFGTQIFYLSEDGRYLLAGPLYDLQTKQNLTAASQAEARKALLQDVDLAVPIHFSENGSAPRTGISVVTNINCTFCRQLHQQLDEYLAAGIDIQYVMLPAGGGDGYEQTAALLCSDDPAAAVAAAMLGKPSGSGAAPTAACRQSLDEHVALARKLGAVSTPNLVLPSGELIQGYQSPAQLRDRLDRSAR